From the Syngnathus typhle isolate RoL2023-S1 ecotype Sweden linkage group LG22, RoL_Styp_1.0, whole genome shotgun sequence genome, the window AACGCGGCGGTACTAATGCCCTGGCGCTGTCAACAACACGCTTTGCTTGGTTAAGCCGGCTGAGAGCTCCATTAGCGTCTCTGCCGCTTGAAAAAGACGCCGTGGGCGTTAGCGAGCGTTTAACGCCCAAAAAGCTCCTGGTGGTGAAGACCCCAACCCCCCTCGCCGTGTGCGATCCTCTCAAACTAATCGAGCATAAATATGGATGGGAGAAAAAGCTCTCTCCTCAGCTTGACAACGTCTTGGGGGAATAGCACCCGGGAGCTACGCTATGTACCAGAACTGATTAGGGTTAGGCTAATTGCTAAGATGGCCTAAGCGGAACACACTCTCACCAACCTTGCGTCCAGGAAAAGAAGCAAAAGCACAAATCCGTTGCAATAGCAAGCCCGACGGCCCGTTCTGACATTTAAATGTCACGTTTGCGTTAAAGGAACCTTGGCGGGGGAATATTCATGGCTGCCGCTCGCCACATGTGAAAGGGATCCGTCCGTGGTGAGAGACAGAGCAGAGTTGAAGAGGGCGCGAGTCCGGACTTTTTCCGTGGTGCATGGCCACATGAGCcggtgcgagcgagcgagcgagcgtggcaGCTCGTCCCCGCACGACTCAAAAGACCTGCACCTGCAATCACTCTTTTGTCACCTTACATACTTGCGCCTGTGCTGCCCTCCATCCAATGTGGACATTCttcagttttctttctttttggggttaattgttgcaaaaaaaacctGGCAAAGCAATCCATGATCAGTCTGAGAAAAGTTTTGCAATGTGGCTCTTAGGCTCATGTATGGTGAATTGGCCTCCCACCTGGCCCCTTtgttatggggggggggggtctcccaGGGGCTTCCGTCATTGGCTGGGAGGCCCCTTTTGAGAGAAAAGGAACAATTGCGCCACGACCTCTTTGCATAATGACACGCAGCTCAAAAAGGCAAAGCCAGCTGAGCCAGCTGAGCCCGCCCACCCGCCACGCGTGCGAAAGAAAAAGGTCGACGCGCCTCCTCGCGTCCGCTTTGTCCTCGTCTGATGATGTGGTATTCATTTAGCGACTTTGTTGTTCCGAGAGCGGACGGGTACAAAAGAAGGTGGGCCGGCGGCGACTCAACCATTCCGGCTCCCCTCCAGGTCAGCGTCTTTGAGCGTCAGATGGTGGACTTCCTGGGCTACCAGTGGGCTCCCATCCTGACCAACTTCCTGCACATCATGGCCGTCATCCTGGGCTTGTTTGGCACCGTCCAGTTCCGGCCGCGCTACGTCACCGGGGTAGGTGGCGGCATTGGAGACATTTTGCATTCAACTGGGCCTAGGAAAGCACCCAACCCTAATCCTACCTCCACAGTACGCGGCCTGGCTGCTCATCTGGATGACTTGGAATGTTTTCATCATCTGCTTCTACCTGGAGGTGGGCCAGCTGTCCAAGGTAACGCGCCCGCCATACGGGCCTCCTCTGGCGTAAGTAAGGGAAACCATGCCAATTTGAAGGCGCTTCCTTGCGGGCGGCCTTGGCAGTGTTTACAATTCAGCCTGAGCCCGAATGAGTTGATTGCAATCGCAAATGATCTATTCGGGGAATCAATTAGGGCCAATCGGCTCTTCCGCAAACAGAAGAAATCAGTTGCCATTGCGCTTGATTGCTGCTCAGGaatgaagagagagagagagagggagggagggagggagtgaaaAACCTGCAATGATTtattgcgggggggggggggcctatTCGCATTCAAGCATCTCGCAATCATTCACGCATGGATATTTGGCTCACATGGGTGACATGGATTTGCGCTTGGTTTTCCGCGCACGGCGAAGAATCAGAGGAAGAAAAGCGCCACTGCTTGCGGTTTTCTCTGGCAGGACTCCAACCTGGTGCTGACCTTCAACCTGTCCATGCACCGCTCCTGGTGGATGGAGAACGGGCCCGGGTGCAGGGTGACCCCCGTGGGCCCTCCTCCCTCTTGGGCGCCCGAAGACCACCGCTACATCTCCGTGTCCGGGTGCCTGCTGGACTTCCACTTGGTAGAAGTGGCCCACTCATCGCTGCAGATGCTCCTGGCCGTGAGTACGAGCGCCGTCCGACCCGCCCCCGCCCCCTTCCTGCCCCATTTGGAAGCCTCCTCTTGGTTGCCATGGACACAAGCAGCCAATGAGTGGGCAGACCCCAGTGCAAGTTGCTGGAATTCTTGCATGTGTGGCGCCCTCCGGGGCTTTTCTGCCTATGGAGCCACGAAAGCGTCCTTCGTTCCTTCGTTCCTTCGTTCCTTCGTTCCTTCCTTCGTTCCTTCGTTCCTTCCTTCGTTCCTTCCttcgttccttccttccttccttccttccttccttccttccttccttccttccttccttccttccttccttccttccttccttccttcctccctccctacctccctccctccctacctccctccctacctccctacctccctacctccctacctccctccctcgagTGATCGGAGGTAACCAACCCGGTGTCACGTTCGGATCCACTTGCGCAGCCCCTTCTTCTCGTTCTCAAGGCCGTAACGTCTGTGGTCTTTGTGTCTCCCCCAGTTGGCCGGCTTCATCTACGCCTGCTACGTGGTCAAGCTCATCTCCGAGGAGGAGGACAGCTGTGAGTGCACGCGCAAACACACGCTTGGCCGACAATAATGGCGGCCAATTCGGGGAAACAGGCCTCGCCTCGGGCGTGAGGAAACTAACGCTCGCCGCCGTTCCGAGCTGCTGAGAAAGCTAATTAGTCCGCCGCTAAGGATGGCGTGCGTGCCACGCCGCGCTCGGCCACATTCTAATCAAGCCGTGAATGTCAGCAACGCGCTGAGCTCAAGCTGCCGTCGGGGCGGGGGCTGCCGTCGGGGCGGCGTGAGTCAGCGGGAAAAGGAAGAGCTCAACTCAACGCGACTCCGGCAGCCGTTGTCGGAAtaacgctgccgccgccgctgattAGCACTCGTCCTGCTGCCTTTCATAATGGGGCCGCCTCAAGAATACATGAAGAGGATTAGCGGGCATCTGGGGGAACAAAGTGGAGAAAGTTAGACCAGGACAAAAAGTTGTTGAAAGGTGCTGACGGTGAACTCAAGTGGCTCTTCGGAGCTGTCGCAAAAGACAAACCAATGAGCCCGAGTGAACAACTAGCCGTTGACCTGCCAAGGCCAGAGCCGCCCATTGTCATTCCCCGCCACGGGTTGTGGCGAGGCGTCCCGGGGAAAAGGTTGCCAATTCATGGACGCACGCGCCTcctttgcattgctttgctttgctttgctctgCTCCACAGTTGACTTTATTGGCGGATTCGACTCGTACGGCTACCAGGGGCCCCAGAAGACGTCCCACCTCCAACTCCAGCCCATGTACATGTAAGCGGGATCGCAAAGCGCTTCGGCAAATACACAAAGGGCCTTACAACTCAAGTGGAATTGGCAATATGGCACGGTATTTGAGGCAAAAaggcatttaattgaaataaatggTGTCCCAGAGAAAATGTACCCCACCCTTTTCAAGCATGGCCCCCtctgaaacacacacatacacacagcaaCACCAATTGCTAATTGATATGCTTGACCAAAAAGCAAATTGCTCATGTATAGCATTCATTTGTAAATGATCCTGATTGAAGCGATCACTTTGGTAAACAatgtgatttttgttgttgctattTGTCTACTTCAACGCAGCCTGGGTCAGATTGACACAATGACAAGAGCACGCTCGTCTGTATAATAACGCAAATGTCTCCTCTTCTATGTTTCCAGGCCGAAATAAGACAAggggctgccgctgctgctgctgccttagCACTTCTTCACTTGTTTTCAATGTTAGCTAACAGGGAAGACTGACACGCCCATTCCATCCCATTCCATCCCattccatcccatcccatcccatcccatcccctcCCCTcaactcccctcccctcccctggcTGACCACGAAACACTGCCCTCTGGTGGTGTGAGGCGCTAACGCACGGGAACAACCTGCTCCTTTCCGCTGCGTTTTGAACCGCTTTCTTGTGTTAGCGGAACATCAATACCCTGTTGGCATTTTGGAGGGACTTTTTCTAGTGCCTGACACACTTGCTGACACCAACTAAGGAATGTCAGACGTTTGTTTGTGGGGTTCTTTTTTAGTGACGTGTACAAAAATGTGAATCTTAATGTTTACAGTCCAAGGCCGTGCGACTAGGAGTCAGTTGAatgctttgtgtgcgtgtgttcggGCCTCTGCTGTCTAAATACTCATTTGTCTTCCGCGAATAAGCGAAAAGCGGAGCGCCAAAGACGGAAGCTTCCATCTGGGACCAAGAAATCTTCCAAAAGGTCCAACAAATTAACGGTGACAATCACGAGGCCGTTTGACAGTTTCTGTTGGAAATGTCCGGATGGCCTGTCGACTTTACACGGCTTCGGGGGTAGTATCAAATGTCAGGACGACCGTAGGGCCGGCCGTGTGAGTGTTGGCTGAGCGATGCGGAGCTATGGATTTTCTCTGATGGTACACTTTTACAACCATTAGCCGGACCATCTAactgatttaaaaacaacaacaacaaatggctccagatggggaaaaaaaaaaaaaattgcccgcCCAATGACATATCATTCTTGTCATCATTACGCCATCACAATTGAATTCCGCGCCTCAGTTTCTTCTTCacataaataaagaaagcaaaaGCTGGATGCTAGCTGGACATTTTGGACTCtggaccaaacgttggaggcctTTCTTGTTTACCATGTGACTCTTGTGTGGAGACTTGAAAGACACTTTCCTTAAAGTCTTGTCCGCTGGGGACTTGACAacgttgtgtgtgtttgcatgaggTGTCAAGTTTGCATACTTACTGCAGTGGCCTCATGCCGCTCACGCGTTACTAGGCAACGAGGGAAAATGTCCTCGATGTGAactttgttgtttttgatttttaTCCCACTTCAGTGAGAAATGCCCACAGGGGTAAATAGTTAAAAAACGAAATTGTGACCTTGAACTTGTagctgtttttttaaaatcacgtgttgttgttttttctagttGACTAATAATGTATGACGTCGTGGACAAGTGGCCCTTGTGCTTTATAttctacatttgaaaaaaaaaaaagtttcacttcAATTATTTTGGACAACATCCACGATCTATCAATGCTAGGTGAAGCGAGGAAGGTGACTATTTCTGCGCCCTCCTACAGGCCGTCTTCGGTACTGCACGTGCGTATCCAAAGCGTGACGTCCGCCGTGCTGACGTCAACGCGGAAGCGCCGGGCGCagcgctttgttttgttttgttttggtgcaTTATTAAGTTGTCACTTTGGAGGCTTTTCGCtatgaggcggcggcggcggactgTCGTCGCACGCTACAAATGGGTCAAGACGGCCCGCCAGCCCGGTGATGGTAGATAACGGCCATATATCTTGCAAGTGCAAAATGCCCAAGTTCATCGGTGTTTTGGAAGCGGAAGGGAAGGTGAATTCGCCGCTGGGATGTGGTCAAGTGGAGGCGTCGCTTCGAAATTTGGACCGACGTATCAGCAGGGGAAAGTTATTGCAGGACGAAAGAGGGATCGCGGAACACGAACAAGGAAGACTCCAAGGAAGACTCCAAGGAGGACTCCAAGGAGGACTCGTCGAGCGGGATGCGgagcacaacaacaacaacaactgcaACGGGGCGGACGCTCTCGAGTTCCTGAGGGGCACTCTGCTGGCTTCGACGTCTGAGAGCGGGAGGAAGATCGCTCGAATGCAGGGCGCCGCCGCCCAGGGTGTGCACGGTGACTACGCCGTCACGAAAGAGTCGCGAGGCGACAAAAGCGAGCAGGCGGTACATGCCGGAGAGCGAAACGAGCCTCCCTCCACAGAAATAACCGCTTCGGACTTTGGAGGAGTTGAAAGCTGTTTTCTAGACATTAACTGTTACAAATGTGACACCGCTGTTACTAGTGTGACTTTGGAGCCGACTTCGAGTGTCAAAGATCACGTTTATTGCGATGTCTACTGCATCGCCAACCAGCGCAACCTTGAAACTGTTACAACCGAGGCGATTTCCGGGTCGTGTGATGCGCTCGTTTTATATACGGCGGAGGACTTGGTGAACCCCGTGCGGGACTCGGCTCTTCTAAGCCGCCGCAGCCGGTCGTCGCAGCGGGCTGGTGGGGATGCCGTCGCCGAAGCGCAACCCTGCCGGGTGTGTCTGGACGAAAAAACCATCGCACCCTTGCCGTGTTGCCGGAAGTTGGTGTGTGACGAATGTTTGACGCTGTACGTCACCTCCCAGGTGGGTACCAAGCGGGCTACACCATCGTGACTTTCGAGTCTTCGAGGGAGGTTTTCGTGGCATcgtttggctggctggctggctggctggctggctggctggctgtttgTCTCGAGATACGAACCCATGTTTGAGATAGAGGTTACAAATGCGTTTCAACTGCCCGCCGCTAGGTGGCAACATTAATACCCACTCGGCTGGTTGTCAAAgctctctctcgcgcgctctctctctgcgCTGTCACTGGCCGCAGTTCGATGGAAGCGCAAAGCAAATTTGCTGTACATTTCAACCAGTCCGTCCACAGAGCAACAACACGTGTGTTGGTTGCTCATGAAGCACTGAGAAACCAGTCCGACCAGTTTTGTATCTAGTGTTGTCCTGCGCAAAATACAAAACGAGTGCGTGTGAGCTCTACTCGCCTTACGCTTTGCTTCCTGCTCGTGTCAAATTGAACCCAATTACGTGTGCCTTGTTGAAGCAATCAAATGCAGCATTTTAAGAGCCTGTGTATTGGAGAGGATGTGCTTGGGTGCATTTGGAGCAGAGCGTTGCGATAATGACTAGCATTCGCCGTGAACTTGTGATtgcgcctccctccctccgtccgccagccagtcagccagccagccagccagccttccATTTACGCAGCAACACTTAGTGGCATTACGTCGTGAATTATTGAGCGCTTGCAAAATGGACACTGTTTTCGACAAGAGAAATGGCAAAGCCTTTTACGCGCAGGTCCAATTGGGCAAGGCGCACGTGCGCTGTCCCATTTCCGAGTGCAGCGGGATGCTGGAGACGGCGGCGGTGGTCTCGCACCTGTCCGGCGAGGACCTGCTCAGGTACCGCTACTTCCTGGAGCTGAGTCAGCTGGACGCCGGGACCAAGCCCTGCCCCCGCTGCAGACACTTCACGTCGCTCGGCCACCCCGGCCCCGTGCGCTCCGAGCTCAAATACAAGGTCGATGTTATGTTGACCGAGAGAAGCGGAACATCTTTTCCACACTTTAATCTGAAAGGCCATCTTACAAAATATGGAGCACCGCTACAgacattgaaatgtttttttgaatGCTGGCGCAGGTCCAGTGCGGCAGCTGCCAGTTTGTGTGGTGCTTCAAGTGCCACGCGCCCTGGCACCAGGGCATCAAGTGCCGTGACTACCGCAAGGGGGACAAGCAGCTCAAGAGCTGGGCCTGCGTCATTGAGCGTGGGCAACGCAACGCGCAAAAGTGCCCCAAGTGCAAGGTACCAAGGCCAAAAAAAAGCACCACTAATGCTCAAGCCCTATTTTGCAAAACTGTTGCAGACCCTCGCCATGCGCAAAgtaaaactgtgtgtgtgtgtgtgtgtgtgtgtgtgtgtgtgtgtgtgtgtgtgtgcacacgcgCAGATCCACATCCAGCGCACGGAAGGATGTGACCACATGGTCTGCACGCAGTGCAACACCAACTTTTGTTACCGCTGCGGCGAGCGATACCGGCAACTCAGgtaacgtgaaaaaaacatgcacaaaaaaaaacaatcaatccACCTGGAAAGTTGAAAAATAACCTATCCCCGCCATGGACTAAGGTATTTTGGGGATCACACGTCCAACCTCAGTGTGTTTGGCTGCAAGTATCGCTACCTGCCAGACAAGCCGCATCTCAGACGCTTGATCCGAGGCTCCGTCTGCGGTGAGTCCCAAAAGACGAGGTGGCATTTTGATGTTTTCACGCAAGGGGAAAAACGTTGCTGTGCTTTCTTCAGGCGCAAAGGTGCTGTTGGCCCCGGTGGTTCTCTTACTGGTGCTGGTCGTGGCGGCCGTGGCGCTCGTCCTAGGTAACAAGATTGACATTTGGAGCGCTCAAAACATTGTTgttttcgctctcaaaatgagACCTCCTTGTCGTGACAAAATGGACAGCTCCGCTGTCATTTCAGCATGTCCGCTTTGCCACATTCCCAACAGTTGTTGCCTTGTGCCGCAGGCGTGCTGGGCTACCCATTCTACTACGTGTGCAAAAAGAGGAAGAAGCGGCCCTCTCTGGGCTCCTGGCGTCTTTGACACCCAAGGCCGTGagacctgctcagggaccgcgtgCGGGAGACGTCCCCACCCCCGGCCGGCCTCGTCCAATTGGCGCACGAGGCTTAGGTGGTTGGGGTGGGGGTGCATGGCCGGGGCGCCAACTGAGCGACCGACCGACGCACGGACCTGACCATCGTGTCTTGAAGTGACACTCCCCTTCTCCCATTGGGTAGCTGTAGTACTTGAAGCTGTTTAATGCCACTTCAAGTGAACATGATGCACAATGCTTCgctttagcttaatgctaacaaacataGCAAAAGCCCATCGACAGGCTACCAGACAGCATCGAAGCAGTCAAGCAACAgctatttgaacacaaaacagTAGGACAACGCAGACGTCACATATCAAGTAGTCTCAGGCATAACTCACAAAGCATACCTTTCAACCACAATGGTGTTTCCTTCTTTACaaaacagcacagcacagcactgcagtgcagtgcagtgcagtgcagtgcagtgcagtgcagtgcagtgcagtgcagtgcagtgcagtgcagtgcagtgcagtgcagtgcagtgcgcCCAACCAAACTGGGCCCAGCTCGCTCGCTCAAAATCACATTACACGGCCTTCGCGTTCACGCTCATCCGGCCGCATTACTGGCGGAAGAGCTTGCTTCACAACCACCTGACGAGGTTATATTTAGACACAAATACAGGTGCGCGAGCGAGGTGCGAAGCCGTGCACGCTGTCGGCGGGCGGTTGGCGACGACACGCCCGACGTGTGCTCTGTAATTGTCCTTGGCAAACAGGAAGCCACTACAAAATGACCCTTTAAACCTGCCCGCAAGTGACAGCCTCGCAATGCTATGGAGAAAATAAAGTTGCAATCAAAGTTGGACAAGAAAAGATTGTAAAATTGCAATATCAGGGGAAAGAAGTTAGCTTACTTGAAAAGCATCACACTATTGTGAAAAGAAATGTTACCATATTATCAATAAAGTGCAAAAAGTCCAGATGTTATGTGGAGTAGGAGCATTTTGGCCAAAGCCCTTTGATTTTTGGACATGTGCCATCGCCACCGCatggcttttttggggggggggggggatgctggTGGCTTATCGCTGCGGATGCAAATGCGCGCACAGAAACGAATGAAGTCATGGAAACgatccgagtgacgtcacacacCAAACAGCCAatcgggaggtgggggtgagggcgggggtGGCacctttcacttaagctttttccCAAATGAAGTGGCCTggggttgggaaactttttggcggacagagccataaatgccctttttaaagaaaaaaatcatttccatACCATTTTAACACGATGggctaaatacaattaaatgcatatATTTTAATTAGGACCAACGATTTTTTGAGGGTACTAATGTATTCGTTTTAATAACGTTTTTCTATTGAAGcctaggggggaaaaaacacgcGTGCGGcacttttgaacgaatcttccgattctaaagattcagttcacttaaaagaagtGGAATGAATGCATATCACTACTGCCTACCCGCAATTAAAGGGTACCTTTAGTCATTAGCAATATTAACATTTTTCTATTCTACAAATATGGCTTAATTAAATGCCGgaagtttattaaaaaaaaagaagcaactcATGTAGGAAATAAATGGCTTTTCGTAAGTGTGACATGGAAATACTGGGAGCATCCATGTTGCTTAGTTTGTGGCCCGGATCAGGCAGCTGCGTGACGTCGGCAAGTTGAGAGCATCTTGGCTGGCTCCAATCTCGTCGCCAGCGTTTAGGAATTTAAATTTGTCAATAAAAACATTCTATAGAAAGTTGATTATAATTTCACTGCGTTACTGAAACAGAACACCGTTTTAGATTTATTTGATAACAATCTTATAAGAAGCAAAAAAGTCGATATTTAAATCGGGAGTGCCCCGccccgcgccccccccccccccccccccccaaacacttACTTGTTTGACAGTTGACGGGGTGCGGGTCCGCGGAGATATTTCTTTATCATGCCGTCAATGCAGGCCATATCCAGGGATGGACGGTGGGCAACATACTCCTCAAGTTTGTCTTTTGATGTGATACACCCTCAGGTCGTCCATTTTTCCCATAAGTAGCGCATGTTCTTGGCAGCGTGAACTCTCTTCATTCTTTTTTTGCTGCACACAGTTTCCACATTAGCACCGAGCAGCAGACGACCTTTTGGATCTCCCATCACGCACTTGGTCCAAAATATCGTCCCCCGAGCTGTCACTAGACTAATTATCTTCAACACTTAGTGATAATGAAGAATATGTTGCCTTATGTGGCTCGTACATATATCCTCTAGCCCCAATGTCTTCCTCCCTCACTTGACGACATAATGCTTTTTTACAAGTCGAGTTTCAGCATGGACAAGCCAGTATATTTCGGCCTGATTGGGGCGGGCCAAAAGGGAACCAACTtggtgacgtcatatccggggCGCCATATTTCTTCCCCGGGCCGGTCTAACGGCAATGTTTCAGGCAGTATATCTCTTGTCCCTAAGAGGTGTTGTGGAATTTCTTTTTTGATATTGTACATTTACTTGATACTAAATCAGTGCCTGCGTTATACAGGTTGACCAACTTTAAGTTTGCGAAAGTCATTGGAGCTCTGCGGTCACATGACCGAGTCGTCCAAGCACGCTCTACGTGTCAAAGAGCATTACAAAGACAAGAGCGAGTTTACGCTTCGCCTCCATAGTTTATTAATTCGATACAAGTACGAGAAAGCATGTCAAGTGAAACGAATCCAGTTAATGCCGAGATTGCAAATACTACGAACGCAGCGTGAAGACTTCAATCTCT encodes:
- the nkain2 gene encoding sodium/potassium-transporting ATPase subunit beta-1-interacting protein 2; protein product: MIRNTTGCAMGCCGGRCTLAFICGMQLVSVFERQMVDFLGYQWAPILTNFLHIMAVILGLFGTVQFRPRYVTGYAAWLLIWMTWNVFIICFYLEVGQLSKDSNLVLTFNLSMHRSWWMENGPGCRVTPVGPPPSWAPEDHRYISVSGCLLDFHLVEVAHSSLQMLLALAGFIYACYVVKLISEEEDSFDFIGGFDSYGYQGPQKTSHLQLQPMYMPK
- the rnf217 gene encoding probable E3 ubiquitin-protein ligase RNF217 isoform X1: MVDNGHISCKCKMPKFIGVLEAEGKVNSPLGCGQVEASLRNLDRRISRGKLLQDERGIAEHEQGRLQGRLQGGLQGGLVERDAEHNNNNNCNGADALEFLRGTLLASTSESGRKIARMQGAAAQGVHGDYAVTKESRGDKSEQAVHAGERNEPPSTEITASDFGGVESCFLDINCYKCDTAVTSVTLEPTSSVKDHVYCDVYCIANQRNLETVTTEAISGSCDALVLYTAEDLVNPVRDSALLSRRSRSSQRAGGDAVAEAQPCRVCLDEKTIAPLPCCRKLVCDECLTLYVTSQVQLGKAHVRCPISECSGMLETAAVVSHLSGEDLLRYRYFLELSQLDAGTKPCPRCRHFTSLGHPGPVRSELKYKVQCGSCQFVWCFKCHAPWHQGIKCRDYRKGDKQLKSWACVIERGQRNAQKCPKCKIHIQRTEGCDHMVCTQCNTNFCYRCGERYRQLRYFGDHTSNLSVFGCKYRYLPDKPHLRRLIRGSVCGAKVLLAPVVLLLVLVVAAVALVLVVALCRRRAGLPILLRVQKEEEAALSGLLASLTPKAVRPAQGPRAGDVPTPGRPRPIGARGLGGWGGGAWPGRQLSDRPTHGPDHRVLK
- the rnf217 gene encoding probable E3 ubiquitin-protein ligase RNF217 isoform X2, with protein sequence MVDNGHISCKCKMPKFIGVLEAEGKVNSPLGCGQVEASLRNLDRRISRGKLLQDERGIAEHEQGRLQGRLQGGLQGGLVERDAEHNNNNNCNGADALEFLRGTLLASTSESGRKIARMQGAAAQGVHGDYAVTKESRGDKSEQAVHAGERNEPPSTEITASDFGGVESCFLDINCYKCDTAVTSVTLEPTSSVKDHVYCDVYCIANQRNLETVTTEAISGSCDALVLYTAEDLVNPVRDSALLSRRSRSSQRAGGDAVAEAQPCRVCLDEKTIAPLPCCRKLVCDECLTLYVTSQVQLGKAHVRCPISECSGMLETAAVVSHLSGEDLLRYRYFLELSQLDAGTKPCPRCRHFTSLGHPGPVRSELKYKVQCGSCQFVWCFKCHAPWHQGIKCRDYRKGDKQLKSWACVIERGQRNAQKCPKCKIHIQRTEGCDHMVCTQCNTNFCYRCGERYRQLRYFGDHTSNLSVFGCKYRYLPDKPHLRRLIRGSVCGAKVLLAPVVLLLVLVVAAVALVLGVLGYPFYYVCKKRKKRPSLGSWRL